From a region of the Catalinimonas alkaloidigena genome:
- a CDS encoding S8 family serine peptidase, translated as MQSENQWIQLAGYRFDPLTGAPDLPDDLRAKASPDAEVHYLVQFHTSPDREARQRLQRRYRLSLMYYIPIFAYLERLTPATLDALRKDPLFRAAVRYEPAYKLSPTLGQTKFRTERRQAQEGLWLWVVLFPDEAPDEVARQVEEAGGKVGAVLDDRKLQGMVRLRVQVPDASVLPAIAQLEAVQWIEEIGEIIEDNVNAATTIQSGTAGTGTIWNQSLTGQGQVIGMIDSGPPDINHCFFMDTTNNTPNLAHRKVLAIRNANGDAAGGHATFVAGCAAGDDVNNPGTHARRGGAWAARLVAGNNADLDVFGGSATLLSELNAAAGMTAFIHTNSWHENSVNSSNQANYTQRSVDVDTFTWNNEDHLVLGSAGNTGEEQGAPGTAKNAICVSAAQADPNENNLGDGNPGPTADGRRKPDLVTVGCSIQSATVATGCTVGPRSACATSYATPHAAAAAALVRQYYTEGWYPTGTQQAHQSFIPSGALLKATLLNSTRNMTGTGVGNIPDPNQGWGLVRLDDTLYFDGGPLNLRVWDVRNADGLLTGETRTHHIDVASNAQRLKVTLVWTEPPSAASTTTPLVNTLNLQVISPGGTQTFLGNQFAGGVSTTGGTANTTDNVEMVLINTPATGDWTINVIGTAVNVGNPGQGYALVVTADMPEAPATTGVQDTLVVRVKFADVAFVPPLPGLQNTMLEVADYVDEVSYGQATVNPLYRGPIQLDHPKSYYYHPERNLLIELTEEVVAKLVTAEPNIFDNGTPNDIDRMVIVTNDSSFSGDWATTGPWPYELPGGLTKPISVSVQSYNNPSARFTHGMLHHFGLVDLYAHPGVVFPRPYVDEWDNMADLFTNVHPLVWSKERAGWVTSHGSTITYIPRPAAGSSYTGTNPIPLFLQESTATNRKAIALGLTEGAATLAQENAFYFVEARSHTLGGFDDNLPASGVLIYYVNELIPQGQGPVIVRDQDLTTTSLADAYLTVGDTHTIPGTGITLTVLAGTGGAAYNIQVAYTPPVTDYNVRITRGDTINGQFYSYFSPDIWIDSPKNGFNLSAGPPPHEDRDNPVIGELNRIYARITNDGPATAFDFDVRFRISEPYHTVGGVADFDTFVGIAHIDSLPPGSTNVYVDWTPEPGNPHACVLVDIINLVGTDTNPNDHEAQENLQKVTSVTSSPFHPVTYRYDLTNPYDEPTLFYFRAQGAPRDWKVELNPRKILLNPGEHILGQATVTPPPDGKYCTSELIQITSWAPRGDTLIPVGGGVVQVDLRRPTAITLETDTGRCDGKDLERLLEEAKKSGKPINPEELRKLCRRISVKGCTIPPLPNQEIIVKFTDPAGNVVYHTVKTDENGCYEDFLVTAEDGIWQVEVEYEGGKCEGPATGGPRFVCMCR; from the coding sequence ATGCAATCAGAAAACCAATGGATTCAACTGGCGGGCTACCGTTTCGATCCCCTCACCGGTGCGCCCGATCTGCCTGACGATTTACGGGCCAAAGCGTCGCCCGACGCGGAGGTGCATTACCTAGTGCAGTTCCACACCTCGCCGGACCGCGAAGCACGGCAACGGCTGCAACGCCGCTATCGACTGTCGCTGATGTACTACATTCCCATTTTTGCGTATCTGGAACGCCTCACGCCCGCCACGCTGGACGCCCTGCGGAAAGACCCGCTGTTCCGGGCGGCGGTGCGCTACGAACCGGCCTATAAACTATCGCCGACCCTCGGGCAGACCAAGTTTCGTACCGAGCGGCGGCAGGCGCAGGAAGGGTTGTGGCTGTGGGTGGTGCTGTTTCCCGACGAAGCTCCCGACGAAGTGGCCCGGCAGGTAGAAGAGGCCGGGGGGAAAGTAGGTGCGGTGCTGGACGACCGTAAGCTGCAGGGAATGGTGCGTTTGCGCGTGCAGGTACCGGACGCCTCGGTATTACCTGCAATCGCACAACTGGAAGCGGTACAATGGATCGAAGAGATCGGAGAGATCATCGAAGACAACGTCAATGCAGCCACCACCATTCAATCGGGTACGGCGGGTACGGGCACCATCTGGAACCAAAGCCTGACCGGCCAGGGACAGGTGATCGGGATGATTGATTCGGGGCCGCCCGACATCAACCACTGCTTCTTCATGGATACGACCAATAATACGCCCAACCTGGCCCACCGGAAGGTGTTGGCGATTCGCAATGCCAATGGCGATGCGGCCGGAGGGCATGCCACGTTTGTGGCGGGTTGCGCGGCGGGCGACGACGTAAACAATCCAGGAACGCATGCGCGCCGGGGTGGAGCCTGGGCGGCGCGACTGGTGGCTGGTAACAACGCAGACCTTGACGTGTTTGGTGGGTCGGCTACGCTCTTGTCAGAACTCAACGCGGCCGCTGGCATGACGGCATTCATCCACACCAACAGCTGGCACGAAAACAGCGTCAACAGCTCGAATCAGGCCAATTATACACAGCGTAGTGTCGACGTCGATACTTTCACCTGGAACAACGAAGACCACCTGGTGCTGGGCTCGGCCGGCAACACGGGCGAAGAGCAAGGCGCACCCGGCACGGCCAAGAATGCGATCTGTGTTTCGGCGGCGCAGGCCGACCCGAACGAAAACAACCTGGGCGACGGCAATCCGGGACCGACCGCCGACGGGCGCCGGAAACCCGATCTGGTCACCGTCGGCTGTAGCATTCAATCGGCGACGGTAGCGACGGGCTGCACCGTCGGCCCGCGCTCTGCCTGTGCTACCAGCTACGCCACACCCCATGCGGCGGCCGCGGCGGCACTGGTGCGGCAGTACTACACGGAAGGATGGTACCCGACGGGCACCCAGCAGGCGCATCAAAGTTTCATTCCCTCCGGTGCATTGCTCAAAGCCACCCTGCTCAATTCCACCCGCAACATGACGGGCACCGGCGTCGGCAACATTCCCGACCCAAACCAGGGGTGGGGCCTTGTGCGCCTGGACGATACGCTGTATTTCGATGGAGGTCCGCTGAACCTGCGCGTGTGGGACGTGCGCAACGCCGACGGACTGCTGACCGGAGAGACGCGCACGCACCACATCGACGTGGCCTCCAACGCGCAGCGCCTCAAAGTAACGCTGGTCTGGACCGAGCCGCCCTCGGCCGCCAGCACCACCACCCCGCTGGTCAATACGCTGAACCTGCAGGTGATTTCGCCCGGTGGGACGCAGACGTTCCTGGGCAATCAGTTTGCGGGCGGCGTTTCGACGACGGGAGGGACGGCCAACACGACCGACAACGTCGAGATGGTGCTGATCAACACCCCGGCGACCGGCGACTGGACCATCAACGTGATCGGCACGGCCGTGAATGTGGGGAATCCGGGGCAGGGCTACGCGCTGGTCGTCACGGCCGACATGCCCGAAGCGCCCGCAACCACGGGTGTGCAGGACACGCTAGTGGTCCGGGTGAAATTTGCCGACGTGGCCTTCGTGCCGCCACTGCCGGGGCTACAGAATACGATGCTGGAAGTCGCCGACTACGTCGACGAGGTGAGTTACGGCCAGGCGACGGTCAATCCACTCTACCGCGGGCCGATTCAACTGGATCATCCGAAAAGCTACTATTACCATCCGGAACGCAACCTGTTGATCGAACTGACCGAGGAGGTAGTGGCCAAGCTGGTGACGGCCGAGCCCAACATCTTCGACAACGGCACGCCCAACGACATCGATCGCATGGTGATCGTGACCAACGACAGCAGCTTCAGCGGAGACTGGGCCACCACCGGACCGTGGCCCTATGAGTTGCCCGGCGGCCTGACCAAGCCCATTTCGGTTTCGGTGCAGTCGTACAACAACCCATCGGCCCGCTTTACGCACGGCATGTTGCATCATTTCGGACTGGTCGATCTCTACGCGCATCCCGGGGTGGTGTTCCCGCGTCCGTACGTCGACGAGTGGGACAACATGGCCGACCTGTTCACCAACGTGCATCCGCTGGTCTGGTCGAAAGAGCGCGCAGGATGGGTGACGAGCCACGGCTCCACCATCACCTACATTCCACGTCCGGCGGCGGGCAGCAGCTACACCGGCACCAACCCGATCCCGCTGTTTTTGCAGGAATCGACCGCCACAAACCGCAAGGCCATCGCCCTCGGGCTGACCGAAGGGGCCGCCACCCTGGCGCAGGAAAATGCCTTTTACTTTGTGGAGGCCCGGAGCCATACGCTGGGCGGTTTCGACGACAACCTGCCCGCGAGCGGGGTGCTGATTTATTACGTGAACGAGTTGATTCCGCAGGGGCAGGGGCCGGTGATCGTCCGCGATCAGGACCTGACCACGACCAGCCTGGCCGACGCGTACCTGACCGTGGGCGATACGCACACCATTCCGGGCACCGGCATTACGCTGACCGTACTGGCCGGAACGGGCGGGGCGGCTTATAATATCCAGGTCGCTTACACGCCGCCGGTCACCGACTACAACGTGCGCATCACCCGGGGCGACACTATCAACGGGCAGTTCTATTCTTACTTCAGTCCCGACATCTGGATCGATTCCCCGAAAAATGGCTTCAACCTTTCGGCCGGGCCGCCGCCGCACGAAGACCGCGACAATCCCGTGATCGGTGAACTGAACCGCATCTACGCGCGCATCACCAACGACGGACCCGCTACTGCCTTCGACTTCGACGTTCGGTTCCGCATTTCGGAGCCGTACCATACCGTCGGCGGGGTGGCCGATTTCGATACCTTCGTCGGCATTGCGCACATCGACAGCCTGCCGCCCGGTTCCACCAACGTCTACGTAGATTGGACGCCGGAGCCCGGCAATCCACACGCCTGCGTGCTGGTCGACATCATCAACCTGGTGGGAACCGACACAAACCCCAACGACCACGAGGCGCAGGAAAATCTCCAGAAAGTGACGAGCGTCACGTCCAGCCCGTTCCATCCGGTGACGTACCGCTACGACCTGACCAACCCGTACGACGAGCCCACGCTCTTCTACTTCCGGGCGCAGGGCGCACCACGCGACTGGAAAGTGGAACTCAATCCCCGCAAGATTCTCCTGAACCCGGGCGAGCATATCCTGGGGCAGGCCACCGTGACGCCACCGCCCGATGGGAAGTACTGTACTTCCGAACTGATTCAGATCACCAGTTGGGCTCCGCGCGGCGATACGCTGATTCCGGTGGGGGGCGGTGTCGTACAGGTCGATCTGCGTCGCCCGACGGCCATCACGCTGGAAACCGACACCGGCCGGTGCGACGGCAAAGACCTGGAACGACTGTTGGAAGAGGCGAAAAAGTCGGGGAAACCGATCAACCCGGAGGAGCTCCGCAAGTTGTGCCGTCGCATTAGCGTGAAAGGCTGCACCATCCCGCCGCTGCCCAACCAGGAGATCATCGTGAAGTTTACCGACCCGGCCGGGAACGTGGTGTACCACACCGTGAAAACCGACGAGAACGGTTGTTACGAAGACTTCCTCGTGACGGCCGAAGACGGCATCTGGCAGGTGGAAGTTGAGTATGAAGGGGGCAAGTGCGAAGGCCCGGCGACCGGAGGCCCCCGCTTTGTGTGCATGTGCCGATGA
- a CDS encoding EamA family transporter codes for MWILFALLAAFSAAVVVTLSKVGIKNIDSSVGFAIQSILIVIVAWSVVFFQGNASHLARIDKRSWIFLVLAGIITCLSSLFSFRALKLGDAARVASLDKVSLVFAVIMAVVFLKEKANWQVLLGVGLMGLGAVIIALARESAG; via the coding sequence ATGTGGATTCTTTTCGCCTTGCTGGCCGCCTTTTCGGCCGCCGTGGTGGTCACCCTTTCCAAAGTCGGTATCAAAAACATCGATTCGAGTGTAGGCTTTGCCATCCAGTCGATCCTCATCGTCATTGTTGCCTGGAGCGTGGTTTTCTTCCAGGGCAATGCTTCACACCTGGCCCGGATCGACAAACGCTCGTGGATTTTTCTGGTGCTGGCCGGCATCATCACCTGCCTTTCGTCGCTGTTCAGTTTCCGGGCCCTGAAACTCGGCGATGCGGCGCGCGTGGCTTCGCTCGACAAGGTTTCGCTCGTCTTTGCGGTCATCATGGCCGTCGTGTTCCTGAAAGAAAAAGCCAACTGGCAGGTGCTGCTCGGCGTGGGGCTGATGGGCCTGGGCGCGGTGATCATCGCCCTGGCCCGCGAGTCGGCCGGATAG
- a CDS encoding LexA family protein: protein MLKAHYSHGGRRPGAGRPTGTGKYKEATKPVRVPLSLIPSVQRLISEAKQTLPLYACGVAAGSPTPADDHLEKYLDLNEYLARRPDDTFLVRAHGDSMVGAGIHDGDILVVDRSAEPEDGRIIIAVLNGELTVKRLRQWQETEGNRVELWPENALYHPISVGEGTHFFIWGVVTNVIHSL, encoded by the coding sequence ATGCTAAAAGCCCATTACAGCCACGGCGGGCGACGTCCGGGGGCGGGTCGGCCGACGGGCACCGGGAAGTACAAGGAAGCGACCAAGCCGGTCCGCGTACCGCTGAGCCTGATTCCGTCGGTGCAACGGCTCATTTCCGAAGCCAAGCAGACCCTGCCGCTCTACGCGTGTGGTGTAGCGGCCGGGTCGCCTACGCCCGCCGACGATCATTTGGAGAAGTACCTCGACCTGAACGAGTACCTGGCACGCCGCCCGGACGACACCTTTCTGGTGCGGGCGCACGGCGACTCGATGGTGGGGGCGGGCATTCACGACGGCGACATTCTGGTGGTGGACCGCAGCGCCGAGCCGGAAGACGGGCGGATCATCATCGCGGTACTGAACGGCGAGCTGACCGTCAAGCGCCTGCGCCAGTGGCAGGAAACGGAGGGCAACCGCGTGGAACTCTGGCCCGAAAACGCCTTGTATCATCCGATTTCGGTCGGGGAGGGGACTCATTTCTTCATTTGGGGGGTCGTGACCAACGTCATTCACTCGCTGTAG
- a CDS encoding SMP-30/gluconolactonase/LRE family protein, whose product MKSPRFTHLLVVMALLWPLHGCQWIEDLYPPKPQPTPGAELIEVARSATQWTGVAVSTDERIFVNYPNWSPDHTISVAEVLDTTTVVAYPNEAWNTWDASLDPATHFVCVQAVWTDASGYLWVLDPANPQRNGKYLGVVPGGAKLVQIDLATGEVVQTYGFAAPAITPNSYLNDVRFDHDRQVAYITDSNEGAIVVLDLATGEARRLLANHYSTKSENLVFEIDGTVWRNPDGSLPSVQSDGIALDAAKEYLYYQALTGKTVYRIGTAWLRDPALSEAELAAKVENVDVLAAADGIIFGPEGALYLTDVPNKAVQRYTIGGHPVTWVQSDELEWPDTFSVGPDGYLYVTTSQIHIPNPTEPYRLFKIKLP is encoded by the coding sequence ATGAAAAGCCCACGTTTTACGCATTTGCTGGTCGTGATGGCCCTCCTGTGGCCGCTGCACGGTTGTCAATGGATTGAAGACTTGTATCCGCCCAAGCCACAGCCGACGCCCGGGGCGGAACTGATCGAAGTAGCCCGCTCCGCGACGCAATGGACGGGCGTGGCTGTGTCGACCGACGAGCGCATTTTCGTCAATTATCCCAACTGGTCGCCCGACCATACGATTTCTGTGGCTGAGGTCCTCGACACGACCACCGTCGTGGCGTATCCGAACGAGGCATGGAATACCTGGGACGCCTCGCTCGATCCGGCCACGCATTTTGTGTGTGTGCAGGCCGTCTGGACCGATGCCTCGGGCTACCTGTGGGTGCTCGATCCGGCCAATCCGCAGCGCAACGGCAAATACCTGGGGGTAGTACCCGGCGGAGCCAAACTGGTGCAGATCGACCTGGCGACCGGCGAGGTGGTGCAGACGTACGGCTTTGCCGCCCCGGCCATCACGCCGAACAGCTACCTGAACGACGTGCGGTTCGACCACGACCGACAGGTGGCTTACATCACTGACTCGAACGAAGGGGCGATTGTGGTATTGGACCTGGCGACCGGCGAAGCGCGCCGCCTGCTGGCGAATCATTATTCTACCAAGTCGGAGAATCTGGTGTTCGAAATCGACGGTACCGTCTGGCGGAATCCCGATGGCTCGTTGCCTTCGGTACAATCGGACGGCATTGCGCTCGATGCGGCCAAGGAATACCTCTATTACCAGGCGCTGACGGGAAAAACGGTCTACCGGATCGGGACGGCATGGTTGCGCGACCCTGCACTTTCGGAGGCCGAGCTGGCCGCAAAGGTGGAAAACGTGGACGTGCTGGCCGCTGCCGATGGCATCATTTTCGGGCCGGAGGGCGCGCTGTACCTGACCGACGTGCCCAACAAGGCGGTGCAGCGTTACACGATCGGGGGGCACCCTGTAACGTGGGTGCAGTCCGACGAGCTGGAGTGGCCCGATACGTTTTCGGTAGGGCCAGACGGCTACCTCTACGTGACCACTTCGCAGATTCACATTCCGAACCCGACGGAACCGTATCGTCTGTTCAAGATCAAACTACCGTAG
- a CDS encoding serine hydrolase domain-containing protein — protein sequence MKQFSRMALAASLLLAACATSETHQDTTTVNASLVVDTLAKARLDSTLQAQVTSGQVAGVSALVFEKGEEVYFNAFGMADREENVPMARNTLVQIFSMTKPITGVALMQLYEQGKFQLDDPVANYIPEFANLQVYAGNDAAGQPVLEAPHRPMLVRDLTRHTSGLTSGPDTAYVGALLKKVDPMNRENTLTQMAEKFAQAPLWFQPGAQWAYGPSVDVQALLVERLSGQPFDQYVQEHIFGPLGMDETRYFIPEADRDRFAALYLRNDSTGLTRVPDSLAHALNTRHWPLTPGGFGFTSTVDDYMRFARMLVNEGELDGTRILKPETVELMATNQLPDSVTERSWLPSKGRVGFGIDFAVRVSPPQTAEENNGVVGEFFWDGAASTLFWVDPANELTAVLFVQIMPFYGQLHKQFRDAVYGPYTPTATP from the coding sequence ATGAAGCAATTTTCTCGCATGGCACTGGCGGCCTCCCTGCTGCTGGCGGCATGCGCTACTTCCGAAACGCACCAGGATACCACCACGGTCAACGCCTCGCTCGTGGTCGACACCCTGGCAAAAGCCCGCCTCGATTCCACCTTGCAGGCGCAGGTAACGTCCGGTCAGGTGGCCGGGGTTTCCGCCCTGGTCTTCGAAAAAGGCGAAGAGGTCTATTTCAACGCCTTCGGCATGGCCGATCGGGAAGAAAACGTCCCCATGGCGCGCAATACCCTCGTGCAGATTTTTTCCATGACCAAGCCCATCACCGGCGTGGCGCTGATGCAACTCTACGAACAAGGAAAGTTTCAGCTCGATGACCCGGTGGCGAACTACATCCCGGAGTTTGCGAACCTGCAGGTCTACGCCGGGAACGATGCCGCCGGCCAACCCGTGCTGGAAGCGCCGCACCGCCCCATGCTGGTCCGCGACCTGACGCGCCATACGTCCGGCCTCACCAGCGGCCCCGATACGGCCTACGTCGGTGCTCTGTTGAAAAAGGTCGATCCGATGAACCGGGAAAATACATTGACGCAGATGGCCGAAAAGTTTGCCCAGGCGCCGCTCTGGTTCCAGCCCGGCGCACAATGGGCCTACGGGCCGTCGGTCGATGTGCAGGCCCTGTTGGTGGAGCGCCTCTCGGGCCAGCCGTTCGATCAGTACGTGCAGGAGCATATTTTCGGGCCGCTCGGCATGGACGAGACGCGCTACTTTATTCCGGAGGCAGACCGTGATCGGTTTGCGGCCCTCTACCTGCGCAACGACAGCACCGGCCTGACGCGCGTGCCCGACTCCCTGGCGCATGCGCTCAACACGCGCCACTGGCCCCTGACGCCCGGTGGCTTCGGATTTACGTCTACTGTGGACGATTACATGCGTTTTGCGCGCATGCTGGTGAACGAAGGCGAACTGGACGGTACGCGCATCCTGAAACCCGAAACGGTCGAACTGATGGCCACCAACCAACTGCCGGACAGCGTCACGGAGCGTTCCTGGCTGCCCAGCAAAGGGCGCGTTGGCTTCGGGATCGACTTTGCAGTGCGAGTCAGCCCTCCCCAAACGGCGGAAGAAAACAACGGCGTGGTCGGCGAATTTTTCTGGGACGGCGCGGCCAGTACCCTGTTCTGGGTCGACCCGGCCAACGAGCTCACGGCCGTGCTGTTCGTGCAGATCATGCCTTTCTACGGCCAGTTGCACAAGCAGTTTCGCGACGCGGTGTACGGCCCCTACACGCCGACGGCAACCCCCTAG